A region from the Myxococcota bacterium genome encodes:
- a CDS encoding uL30 family ribosomal protein, which yields MRQFRSAIGYGPDQHQTLRGLGLGKPNQVRELVDTPA from the coding sequence GTGCGGCAGTTCCGCAGCGCGATCGGCTACGGGCCCGACCAGCACCAGACGTTGCGCGGGCTCGGGCTGGGCAAGCCGAACCAGGTGCGCGAGCTCGTCGACACGCCGGC